From the Gasterosteus aculeatus chromosome 13, fGasAcu3.hap1.1, whole genome shotgun sequence genome, one window contains:
- the LOC120831268 gene encoding hyaluronan and proteoglycan link protein 1, translating into MWRIEKMTSLLCITMISLTLAGSAYSQSTPTVNVLADLGTEITLPCHPPSIDSVYSDIIGMRVEWTKVAEDEARNEAVLLSMGFHKKTYGSFVDRVYMKSDDDASLTITDVSTDDSGTYRCEIIYGVEDFTQEIILKVQGSLAKGVVFPYSPSVGRYNLNYVEATKACLHQNASVANLDQLRQAWKGGLDWCNAGWLSDGTVHYPVVRARGPCGGNKGPGLISYGTRNKQNSRYDVFCFATALKGQFYWLVQPDRLTFSEAVQACLDDGAEIAKVGHIYSAWKLQGYDRCDAGWLADGSVRYPISRPRKNCSPTEAAVRFVGFPDKMQKSYGVYCYKK; encoded by the exons ATGTGGAGAATAGAGAAAATGACGAGTCTGCTGTGCATCACAATGATCTCCCTGACCCTGGCTGGCAGTGCATACAGTCAGTCAACACCAACAG tCAACGTCTTGGCAGATCTAGGTACGGAGATCACGCTGCCCTGCCACCCCCCTTCGATAGATTCCGTGTACTCTGATATCATTGGTATGCGCGTCGAATGGACCAAGGTGGCAGAAGATGAAGCCCGGAATGAAGCTGTGCTGCTTTCAATGGGATTCCACAAGAAGACCTACGGAAGCTTCGTCGATCGTGTGTATATGAAGAGCGACGATGATGCCTCCTTAACAATCACAGATGTCTCCACTGATGACTCGGGCACATACCGTTGTGAGATCATCTATGGCGTGGAAGACTTTACGCAAGAGATAATCTTGAAAGTGCAAGGCAGTCTCGCTAAag GCGTTGTGTTCCCGTACTCCCCCAGCGTGGGCCGCTACAACCTGAACTACGTGGAAGCTACAAAGGCCTGTCTGCATCAGAACGCTTCGGTCGCCAACTTGGATCAACTCCGTCAGGCCTGGAAGGGCGGCCTGGACTGGTGCAATGCTGGCTGGCTGAGCGACGGCACAGTGCACTATCCCGTGGTCAGAGCCAGAGGGCCTTGTGGGGGCAACAAAGGGCCGGGCCTCATAAGCTATGGAACTCGCAACAAACAGAATAGCCGCTACGACGTTTTCTGCTTTGCTACTGCACTCAAGG GACAATTCTATTGGCTGGTCCAGCCTGACAGACTGACCTTTTCCGAGGCTGTGCAGGCGTGCCTAGACGATGGTGCAGAGATAGCCAAGGTGGGTCACATCTACTCCGCCTGGAAGCTCCAAGGCTACGATCGCTGCGATGCCGGCTGGTTGGCTGACGGAAGTGTCCGCTACCCGATCTCCAGGCCCCGCAAGAACTGCAGTCCCACAGAAGCAGCAGTGCGCTTTGTTGGATTCCCAGACAAGATGCAAAAGTCTTATGGCGTCTACTGCTACAAAAAGTAG